In one window of Arachis ipaensis cultivar K30076 chromosome B06, Araip1.1, whole genome shotgun sequence DNA:
- the LOC107605036 gene encoding protoporphyrinogen oxidase, chloroplastic/mitochondrial isoform X3, whose product MASSAEHDNPRSAKRVAVVGAGVSGLAAAYTLKSHGLDVTVFEAEARAGGRLKSVSHDGLVWDEGANTMTASELEVKELIEALGLQGKQQFPNSQHKRYIAKNGKPVLVPTNPAALLKTQLLSARSKIQLIFEPFMWKRSDPSSVCDENYTESVGSFFERHFGQEVVQVQQIRNLFLFGSIITGALKSKLFSKPDKTSQRKVKIASRKDKHKRGSFSFLGGMQTLTDALCKELGQDDLKLNSKVLTLAYNHDGSSSSQNWSISCASNQNIEGVDAVIMTAPLSNVKEMKITKRATPFPLNFLPEVTYVPLSVIITTFRKENVKRPLEGFGVLVPSKEQQNGLKTLGTLFSSMMFPDRAPSDLHLYTTFIGGTRNTDLAKASTDELKSIVTSDLRNLLGAEGEPTFVNHFYWSKGFPLYGRNYALVLQAIDKMEKDLPGFFYAGNHKGGLSVGKAIASGCKAADLVITYLNSSSENNIVPDK is encoded by the exons ATGGCTTCCTCTGCCGAACACGATAACCCAA GATCTGCAAAAAGAGTTGCTGTTGTTGGTGCTGGGGTAAG TGGGCTTGCTGCGGCTTACACATTGAAATCACATGGTCTGGATGTCACTGTATTCGAAGCTGAAGCAAGAGCTGGTGGGAGGTTAAAAAGTGTCTCACATGATGGTCTAGTTTGGGATGAGGGAGCTAATACAATG ACTGCAAGTGAATTGGAGGTTAAAGAATTGATTGAAGCTCTTGGCCTTCAAGGAAAGCAACAGTTT CCAAACTCACAGCATAAGCGCTATATTGCGAAAAACGGAAAACCAGTTCTG GTACCAACAAATCCTGCTGCACTACTGAAGACGCAACTCCTGTCTGCACGCTCAAAG ATCCAGCTAATTTTTGAACCATTTATGTGGAAGAGAAGTGACCCTTCTAGTGTGTGTGATGAAAATTACACAGAAAG cGTTGGTAGTTTCTTTGAACGTCATTTTGGGCAAGAG GTGGTACAAGTGCAGCAGATCCGGAATCTCTTTCT GTTTGGCTCCATTATAACTGGAGCTTTGAAGTCAAAGTTATTTTCTAAACCGGATAAAACTAGTCAAAGGAAGGTAAAGATTGCATCAAGAAAAGACAAGCACAAGCGTGGTTCATTTTCTTTCTTGGGTGGGATGCAG ACACTGACTGATGCATTGTGCAAAGAGCTCGGTCAAGATGAccttaaattaaattcaaaggttTTGACATTAGCGTACAATCATGATGGAAGTTCTTCATCACAAAATTGGTCTATTTCTTGTGCTTCCAACCAAAACATAGAAGGTGTTGATGCTGTAATTATGACG GCTCCCCTATCTAATGTCAAGGAGATGAAGATCACAAAAAGGGCAACCCCGTTCCCACTTAATTTTCTTCCTGAG GTGACCTATGTGCCACTCTCGGTCATAATCACCACCTTTAGAAAGGAGAATGTTAAGAGACCCCTTGAGGGATTTGGAGTTCTTGTTCCTTCAAAAGAGCAACAAAATGGTTTAAAAACTCTTG GTACACTTTTTTCCTCTATGATGTTTCCAGATCGTGCACCCAGTGATTTACATCTCTACACCACCTTTATAGGGGGGACAAGAAACACGGATCTCGCAAAAGCTTCAAC TGATGAGCTTAAGAGCATTGTGACTTCTGACCTGAGAAACTTGTTGGGAGCAGAGGGAGAGCCCACATTTGTCAA CCATTTCTATTGGAGCAAAGGCTTTCCTTTGTATGGGCGTAACTATGCATTAGTTCTTCAAGCTATTGACAAAATGGAAAAAGATCTTCCTGGATTTTTCTATGCAG GTAACCACAAAGGTGGGCTCTCAGTTGGCAAAGCAATAGCCTCAGGTTGTAAAGCAGCTGATCTTGTTATCACTTACCTCAACTCTTCTTCAGAGAACAACATAGTGCCTGATAAATGA
- the LOC107605036 gene encoding protoporphyrinogen oxidase, chloroplastic/mitochondrial isoform X2: MASSAEHDNPRSAKRVAVVGAGVSGLAAAYTLKSHGLDVTVFEAEARAGGRLKSVSHDGLVWDEGANTMTASELEVKELIEALGLQGKQQFPNSQHKRYIAKNGKPVLIQLIFEPFMWKRSDPSSVCDENYTESVGSFFERHFGQEVVDYLIDPFVGGTSAADPESLSICHTFPELWDLEKRFGSIITGALKSKLFSKPDKTSQRKVKIASRKDKHKRGSFSFLGGMQTLTDALCKELGQDDLKLNSKVLTLAYNHDGSSSSQNWSISCASNQNIEGVDAVIMTAPLSNVKEMKITKRATPFPLNFLPEVTYVPLSVIITTFRKENVKRPLEGFGVLVPSKEQQNGLKTLGTLFSSMMFPDRAPSDLHLYTTFIGGTRNTDLAKASTDELKSIVTSDLRNLLGAEGEPTFVNHFYWSKGFPLYGRNYALVLQAIDKMEKDLPGFFYAGNHKGGLSVGKAIASGCKAADLVITYLNSSSENNIVPDK, from the exons ATGGCTTCCTCTGCCGAACACGATAACCCAA GATCTGCAAAAAGAGTTGCTGTTGTTGGTGCTGGGGTAAG TGGGCTTGCTGCGGCTTACACATTGAAATCACATGGTCTGGATGTCACTGTATTCGAAGCTGAAGCAAGAGCTGGTGGGAGGTTAAAAAGTGTCTCACATGATGGTCTAGTTTGGGATGAGGGAGCTAATACAATG ACTGCAAGTGAATTGGAGGTTAAAGAATTGATTGAAGCTCTTGGCCTTCAAGGAAAGCAACAGTTT CCAAACTCACAGCATAAGCGCTATATTGCGAAAAACGGAAAACCAGTTCTG ATCCAGCTAATTTTTGAACCATTTATGTGGAAGAGAAGTGACCCTTCTAGTGTGTGTGATGAAAATTACACAGAAAG cGTTGGTAGTTTCTTTGAACGTCATTTTGGGCAAGAG GTCGTGGACTATCTTATTGATCCTTTTGTAGGTGGTACAAGTGCAGCAGATCCGGAATCTCTTTCT ATATGCCATACTTTCCCAGAGCTATGGGATTTGGAGAAGAG GTTTGGCTCCATTATAACTGGAGCTTTGAAGTCAAAGTTATTTTCTAAACCGGATAAAACTAGTCAAAGGAAGGTAAAGATTGCATCAAGAAAAGACAAGCACAAGCGTGGTTCATTTTCTTTCTTGGGTGGGATGCAG ACACTGACTGATGCATTGTGCAAAGAGCTCGGTCAAGATGAccttaaattaaattcaaaggttTTGACATTAGCGTACAATCATGATGGAAGTTCTTCATCACAAAATTGGTCTATTTCTTGTGCTTCCAACCAAAACATAGAAGGTGTTGATGCTGTAATTATGACG GCTCCCCTATCTAATGTCAAGGAGATGAAGATCACAAAAAGGGCAACCCCGTTCCCACTTAATTTTCTTCCTGAG GTGACCTATGTGCCACTCTCGGTCATAATCACCACCTTTAGAAAGGAGAATGTTAAGAGACCCCTTGAGGGATTTGGAGTTCTTGTTCCTTCAAAAGAGCAACAAAATGGTTTAAAAACTCTTG GTACACTTTTTTCCTCTATGATGTTTCCAGATCGTGCACCCAGTGATTTACATCTCTACACCACCTTTATAGGGGGGACAAGAAACACGGATCTCGCAAAAGCTTCAAC TGATGAGCTTAAGAGCATTGTGACTTCTGACCTGAGAAACTTGTTGGGAGCAGAGGGAGAGCCCACATTTGTCAA CCATTTCTATTGGAGCAAAGGCTTTCCTTTGTATGGGCGTAACTATGCATTAGTTCTTCAAGCTATTGACAAAATGGAAAAAGATCTTCCTGGATTTTTCTATGCAG GTAACCACAAAGGTGGGCTCTCAGTTGGCAAAGCAATAGCCTCAGGTTGTAAAGCAGCTGATCTTGTTATCACTTACCTCAACTCTTCTTCAGAGAACAACATAGTGCCTGATAAATGA
- the LOC107605036 gene encoding protoporphyrinogen oxidase, chloroplastic/mitochondrial isoform X1: MASSAEHDNPRSAKRVAVVGAGVSGLAAAYTLKSHGLDVTVFEAEARAGGRLKSVSHDGLVWDEGANTMTASELEVKELIEALGLQGKQQFPNSQHKRYIAKNGKPVLVPTNPAALLKTQLLSARSKIQLIFEPFMWKRSDPSSVCDENYTESVGSFFERHFGQEVVDYLIDPFVGGTSAADPESLSICHTFPELWDLEKRFGSIITGALKSKLFSKPDKTSQRKVKIASRKDKHKRGSFSFLGGMQTLTDALCKELGQDDLKLNSKVLTLAYNHDGSSSSQNWSISCASNQNIEGVDAVIMTAPLSNVKEMKITKRATPFPLNFLPEVTYVPLSVIITTFRKENVKRPLEGFGVLVPSKEQQNGLKTLGTLFSSMMFPDRAPSDLHLYTTFIGGTRNTDLAKASTDELKSIVTSDLRNLLGAEGEPTFVNHFYWSKGFPLYGRNYALVLQAIDKMEKDLPGFFYAGNHKGGLSVGKAIASGCKAADLVITYLNSSSENNIVPDK, encoded by the exons ATGGCTTCCTCTGCCGAACACGATAACCCAA GATCTGCAAAAAGAGTTGCTGTTGTTGGTGCTGGGGTAAG TGGGCTTGCTGCGGCTTACACATTGAAATCACATGGTCTGGATGTCACTGTATTCGAAGCTGAAGCAAGAGCTGGTGGGAGGTTAAAAAGTGTCTCACATGATGGTCTAGTTTGGGATGAGGGAGCTAATACAATG ACTGCAAGTGAATTGGAGGTTAAAGAATTGATTGAAGCTCTTGGCCTTCAAGGAAAGCAACAGTTT CCAAACTCACAGCATAAGCGCTATATTGCGAAAAACGGAAAACCAGTTCTG GTACCAACAAATCCTGCTGCACTACTGAAGACGCAACTCCTGTCTGCACGCTCAAAG ATCCAGCTAATTTTTGAACCATTTATGTGGAAGAGAAGTGACCCTTCTAGTGTGTGTGATGAAAATTACACAGAAAG cGTTGGTAGTTTCTTTGAACGTCATTTTGGGCAAGAG GTCGTGGACTATCTTATTGATCCTTTTGTAGGTGGTACAAGTGCAGCAGATCCGGAATCTCTTTCT ATATGCCATACTTTCCCAGAGCTATGGGATTTGGAGAAGAG GTTTGGCTCCATTATAACTGGAGCTTTGAAGTCAAAGTTATTTTCTAAACCGGATAAAACTAGTCAAAGGAAGGTAAAGATTGCATCAAGAAAAGACAAGCACAAGCGTGGTTCATTTTCTTTCTTGGGTGGGATGCAG ACACTGACTGATGCATTGTGCAAAGAGCTCGGTCAAGATGAccttaaattaaattcaaaggttTTGACATTAGCGTACAATCATGATGGAAGTTCTTCATCACAAAATTGGTCTATTTCTTGTGCTTCCAACCAAAACATAGAAGGTGTTGATGCTGTAATTATGACG GCTCCCCTATCTAATGTCAAGGAGATGAAGATCACAAAAAGGGCAACCCCGTTCCCACTTAATTTTCTTCCTGAG GTGACCTATGTGCCACTCTCGGTCATAATCACCACCTTTAGAAAGGAGAATGTTAAGAGACCCCTTGAGGGATTTGGAGTTCTTGTTCCTTCAAAAGAGCAACAAAATGGTTTAAAAACTCTTG GTACACTTTTTTCCTCTATGATGTTTCCAGATCGTGCACCCAGTGATTTACATCTCTACACCACCTTTATAGGGGGGACAAGAAACACGGATCTCGCAAAAGCTTCAAC TGATGAGCTTAAGAGCATTGTGACTTCTGACCTGAGAAACTTGTTGGGAGCAGAGGGAGAGCCCACATTTGTCAA CCATTTCTATTGGAGCAAAGGCTTTCCTTTGTATGGGCGTAACTATGCATTAGTTCTTCAAGCTATTGACAAAATGGAAAAAGATCTTCCTGGATTTTTCTATGCAG GTAACCACAAAGGTGGGCTCTCAGTTGGCAAAGCAATAGCCTCAGGTTGTAAAGCAGCTGATCTTGTTATCACTTACCTCAACTCTTCTTCAGAGAACAACATAGTGCCTGATAAATGA
- the LOC107605036 gene encoding protoporphyrinogen oxidase, chloroplastic/mitochondrial isoform X4, translated as MWKRSDPSSVCDENYTESVGSFFERHFGQEVVDYLIDPFVGGTSAADPESLSICHTFPELWDLEKRFGSIITGALKSKLFSKPDKTSQRKVKIASRKDKHKRGSFSFLGGMQTLTDALCKELGQDDLKLNSKVLTLAYNHDGSSSSQNWSISCASNQNIEGVDAVIMTAPLSNVKEMKITKRATPFPLNFLPEVTYVPLSVIITTFRKENVKRPLEGFGVLVPSKEQQNGLKTLGTLFSSMMFPDRAPSDLHLYTTFIGGTRNTDLAKASTDELKSIVTSDLRNLLGAEGEPTFVNHFYWSKGFPLYGRNYALVLQAIDKMEKDLPGFFYAGNHKGGLSVGKAIASGCKAADLVITYLNSSSENNIVPDK; from the exons ATGTGGAAGAGAAGTGACCCTTCTAGTGTGTGTGATGAAAATTACACAGAAAG cGTTGGTAGTTTCTTTGAACGTCATTTTGGGCAAGAG GTCGTGGACTATCTTATTGATCCTTTTGTAGGTGGTACAAGTGCAGCAGATCCGGAATCTCTTTCT ATATGCCATACTTTCCCAGAGCTATGGGATTTGGAGAAGAG GTTTGGCTCCATTATAACTGGAGCTTTGAAGTCAAAGTTATTTTCTAAACCGGATAAAACTAGTCAAAGGAAGGTAAAGATTGCATCAAGAAAAGACAAGCACAAGCGTGGTTCATTTTCTTTCTTGGGTGGGATGCAG ACACTGACTGATGCATTGTGCAAAGAGCTCGGTCAAGATGAccttaaattaaattcaaaggttTTGACATTAGCGTACAATCATGATGGAAGTTCTTCATCACAAAATTGGTCTATTTCTTGTGCTTCCAACCAAAACATAGAAGGTGTTGATGCTGTAATTATGACG GCTCCCCTATCTAATGTCAAGGAGATGAAGATCACAAAAAGGGCAACCCCGTTCCCACTTAATTTTCTTCCTGAG GTGACCTATGTGCCACTCTCGGTCATAATCACCACCTTTAGAAAGGAGAATGTTAAGAGACCCCTTGAGGGATTTGGAGTTCTTGTTCCTTCAAAAGAGCAACAAAATGGTTTAAAAACTCTTG GTACACTTTTTTCCTCTATGATGTTTCCAGATCGTGCACCCAGTGATTTACATCTCTACACCACCTTTATAGGGGGGACAAGAAACACGGATCTCGCAAAAGCTTCAAC TGATGAGCTTAAGAGCATTGTGACTTCTGACCTGAGAAACTTGTTGGGAGCAGAGGGAGAGCCCACATTTGTCAA CCATTTCTATTGGAGCAAAGGCTTTCCTTTGTATGGGCGTAACTATGCATTAGTTCTTCAAGCTATTGACAAAATGGAAAAAGATCTTCCTGGATTTTTCTATGCAG GTAACCACAAAGGTGGGCTCTCAGTTGGCAAAGCAATAGCCTCAGGTTGTAAAGCAGCTGATCTTGTTATCACTTACCTCAACTCTTCTTCAGAGAACAACATAGTGCCTGATAAATGA